A portion of the Longimicrobium sp. genome contains these proteins:
- a CDS encoding FAD-dependent oxidoreductase: MTQNDSTPPRDEARWETCMQLARTLLMVGEGDRDLVKEYLEILIEKGLPPGGPPKKVLIVGAGIAGLVAGWLLKNAGHQVTIVEANGNRIGGRLKTFRRDQWRPDLGAPFVDRKQYAEAGAMRLPDFHPLVLALIDKLGLPRRPFFNIDVEGPVEPQPGVRVPPVLYTPFDGSGEWRNGPDSPDYRFPTQRYNAWLRTNGQQVRRSDYNKGPREINEGFGVPAEQAGKTMGNLVNDSLNFVRDYYSTKVEEKKRVPKPFAEWVEGWARVIYDFDPYSMWGFLKEVAGFSDETIEAVGTIENLTSRLPLSFFHTFLGRSDIRPDATYWEIPGGNWRLPYAFLAFLRDEIRMGQRLVQMEYWHPDRDCNQCVHVGPDGPAVWIKCVGEEADEDRGGASGKKPVFEEFTADVAIVTIPFSSLRHVIVDPLFSYKKRRAIIELHYDSATKVLLEFSRRWWEFTEEDWKRELDAIRPGLYEHFEAGGEGQGSSALLGADPGVDETRIPGREKAFYAELRHQNPRQREATHVFGGGTITDNPNRFIYYPSHRVEGSDGGVVLASYSWADDAARWDSMSDDERYAFAIRGLQSIHGARIEVFYTGKGQTQSWLRNRYAFGEAAVFTPGQLTQFHPSIPTPEGPVHFAGEHTSLKHAWVEGAIESAIRAALEVNGAEVAR; encoded by the coding sequence ATGACACAGAACGACAGCACGCCGCCGCGCGACGAGGCGCGGTGGGAGACCTGCATGCAGCTCGCCCGCACCCTGCTGATGGTGGGCGAGGGCGACCGCGACCTGGTCAAGGAGTACCTCGAGATCCTCATCGAAAAAGGGCTGCCGCCGGGCGGGCCGCCGAAGAAGGTGCTGATCGTGGGGGCGGGGATCGCGGGGCTTGTGGCGGGGTGGCTCCTCAAGAACGCGGGGCACCAGGTCACCATCGTGGAGGCCAACGGCAACCGGATCGGCGGGCGGCTCAAGACCTTTCGGCGGGACCAGTGGCGCCCGGACCTCGGCGCGCCGTTCGTCGACCGCAAGCAGTACGCGGAGGCGGGGGCCATGCGCCTCCCCGACTTCCACCCGCTGGTGCTCGCGCTGATCGACAAGCTGGGGCTTCCGCGCCGGCCCTTTTTCAACATCGACGTCGAGGGGCCGGTGGAGCCGCAGCCGGGCGTGCGCGTGCCGCCCGTCCTCTATACCCCGTTCGATGGGAGCGGCGAGTGGCGCAACGGGCCGGACAGCCCCGACTACCGCTTCCCGACGCAGCGCTACAACGCCTGGCTGCGCACCAACGGACAGCAGGTGAGGAGGTCGGACTACAACAAGGGCCCACGCGAGATCAACGAGGGGTTCGGGGTGCCCGCGGAGCAGGCGGGGAAGACGATGGGGAACCTCGTGAACGACTCGCTCAACTTCGTGCGCGACTACTACTCGACGAAGGTGGAGGAAAAGAAGCGCGTCCCCAAGCCGTTCGCGGAGTGGGTGGAGGGATGGGCGCGGGTGATCTACGACTTCGATCCGTACTCCATGTGGGGCTTCCTCAAGGAGGTCGCGGGGTTCAGCGACGAAACGATCGAGGCCGTGGGGACGATCGAGAACCTGACGTCGCGGCTCCCGCTCTCCTTCTTCCACACCTTTCTGGGCCGCAGCGACATCCGGCCGGACGCGACGTACTGGGAGATCCCGGGGGGGAACTGGCGGCTGCCGTACGCCTTCCTCGCCTTTCTGCGCGACGAGATCCGCATGGGTCAGCGGCTGGTGCAGATGGAGTACTGGCACCCGGACCGCGACTGCAACCAGTGCGTGCACGTGGGCCCCGACGGCCCGGCGGTGTGGATCAAATGCGTGGGCGAGGAGGCCGACGAGGACCGCGGCGGGGCATCGGGGAAGAAGCCGGTGTTCGAGGAGTTCACCGCGGACGTGGCGATCGTCACCATCCCCTTCTCGAGCCTGCGCCACGTGATCGTGGACCCGCTCTTCAGCTACAAGAAGCGCCGCGCCATCATCGAGCTGCACTACGACTCGGCCACCAAGGTGCTGCTGGAGTTCAGCCGCCGCTGGTGGGAGTTCACCGAGGAGGACTGGAAGCGCGAGCTGGACGCCATCAGGCCCGGGCTGTACGAGCACTTCGAGGCCGGCGGCGAGGGGCAGGGCTCGTCCGCGCTGCTGGGCGCCGATCCCGGGGTGGACGAGACGCGCATCCCCGGTCGGGAGAAAGCGTTCTACGCCGAGCTGCGCCACCAGAACCCGCGGCAGCGGGAGGCGACGCACGTCTTTGGCGGCGGCACCATCACGGACAACCCCAACCGCTTCATCTACTACCCGTCGCACCGGGTGGAGGGGAGCGACGGCGGCGTGGTGCTCGCGAGCTACAGCTGGGCGGACGACGCGGCGCGCTGGGACTCCATGTCCGACGACGAGCGCTACGCCTTCGCGATTCGCGGGCTGCAGTCGATCCACGGGGCGCGCATCGAGGTGTTCTACACCGGCAAGGGGCAGACGCAGAGCTGGCTGCGCAACCGCTACGCCTTCGGCGAGGCGGCGGTGTTCACGCCGGGGCAGCTCACGCAGTTCCATCCCAGCATCCCGACGCCGGAGGGGCCGGTGCACTTCGCGGGGGAGCACACCTCGCTGAAGCACGCCTGGGTGGAGGGCGCCATCGAGTCCGCCATCCGCGCGGCGCTGGAAGTGAACGGGGCGGAGGTGGCGCGATGA